ACGGTCTGGATACGGTCTCCCTGGGGGATCGTGAGGTCAACTCACGCGCCTATGTCTCCTGGTTCAACTTCAAGGGTGCGGATCAGCAAAAAAAGGTCAAGTTTCTCTCCGGTGGCGAGCGCAACCGTGTCCACTTGGCCCGTTTGGTTAAAAGCGGCGGCAATCTTCTGCTCCTCGATGAGCCAACCAACGATCTTGACGTGGAGACCTTGCGGGCTCTTGAAGATGCCCTTCTGGAATTTCCTGGCAGTGCCGTCGTGGTATCCCATGATCGCTGGTTCCTGGACCGGATTGCTACCCACATCCTGGCGTTTGAGGGGGAGTCGAGAGTGATTTTCTTCCAGGGCAATTATCAGGACTATGACGCCGATCGCCGCAAACGTCTTGGACAGGCAGCGGATCAACCTCATCGGGTTCGTTACAAAAAATTGACCCGGTAACCGGGGTGGCTCAACCGACCGGACAAGGTTGACCTTCTCCGGCGGGATTGAGATCAATCTTTTCTGGCAGTGTGTGTGGTCGGTCGATCTGAATGACGGAGTTGGATCGGATCCAACTCCGTTCCGGAGGAGGAGGCGACGTGATTCACCTGACGAATCCGCATGAGGGGTTGTGCAAGAATAATGGTCGCGATGGCTTCATGTGGCGATTATGGACGCCCCTCGTCGGTCTGCTCTTGACGCTCCTCGCGGGCGTGGTGGGTGGTTGCCTTCCTCCGGCCAACCCCGAAATCCCTTTGACTCTGCCTAAAAACAAACCTTCAACCCGCCTTTTGCTCCACCCCTTTCAGGAGATCGGTACCCCGACCGACCTTGTGAAGGCCCGTGATCGGATCCAAAGCTTTTTGGTTGGAAGAAGCCAGGAACGTTTTGGTTTGAATTATCTGGAAACCAACAATGCCGAGGTTGATCCTCGCTCACAGAGTGGTATGGAGCGCTTGATGGCTTTAGGCATCACCCATTTGCTGACAGGCCGTATGAAGCCTCCGCCCAATGGCTTCTTTCTGGTTGAATTATACGAACCCCCCCACACTGAACCCACCTGGGTCCGTGACATTCCGGTTGACAGCAGCAAGTCCCTGGATGCCGTCGTTGATGTGGTCATGTCAGAGTTGGAGGAGCGGTTCAAAAAAGATCATGTCACCGTGTTGCTTGGCAGGGAGCCTGGTCAATCTGTCGTCGCTGCCCCGGTGCGTTTGTCTCCTCCGGAACGCAGCCAAAAGGATCGTCCATCCGACAAGAGTGCCCCTCATGGAGAGGTGGCGGGTGCGCCGCTCAAGGAGGCCGCCAAACTGCCGGCTGACCGTCAAT
This window of the Magnetococcales bacterium genome carries:
- a CDS encoding SPOR domain-containing protein, producing MIHLTNPHEGLCKNNGRDGFMWRLWTPLVGLLLTLLAGVVGGCLPPANPEIPLTLPKNKPSTRLLLHPFQEIGTPTDLVKARDRIQSFLVGRSQERFGLNYLETNNAEVDPRSQSGMERLMALGITHLLTGRMKPPPNGFFLVELYEPPHTEPTWVRDIPVDSSKSLDAVVDVVMSELEERFKKDHVTVLLGREPGQSVVAAPVRLSPPERSQKDRPSDKSAPHGEVAGAPLKEAAKLPADRQLAEKGDKLALVSVQDGGGRSMLQTKPASTGRSASPERTDPPQTRHHSQYRYALQAAAAPSVQDFEKTAARIRQRGFHTSIYTARNRNGQQWYFLWVGQFVDQQKAKDAMINFRRKVRDIPVFVAPIGEEVSYERKPHLKRENSPGSRDRRG